The Phaeacidiphilus oryzae TH49 region TACCGCCGCCAGGTGGGAGAGCTGGCCGAGGTGTTGGGGGTGGAAGGGGTCCTGGGCCGCCGGATCCGCCGGCTGTCCGGCGGTACCCGGCGCCGGCTGGAGATCGTCCGCGCCCTGATGCACCGCCCGCGGGTGCTGTTCCTGGACGAGCCGACGGCAGGCCTCGACCCGGAGAGCCGCCGCTCGCTGTGGGCGCACCTCTCCGAGGCCCGCCGGGCGGACGGCACCACGGTCTTCCTGACCACCCACGACCTCACCGAGGCGGAGGCGGCGGACACGGTCTGCGTGCTGCTCGGCGGGCGGATCGCGGCGGCCGGCACCCCGGCCTCGCTCAAGGCCCGTCACGCCCGGCGCGAGCTGTGGCTGGACGCGGCGGACCGGGAGGGCCTCCGCCGTGAACTGGCCGGCCTGGGGCTGAAGCCGGAGCCCACGGAGGTGGCCGGCGCGCCCGGCGTCCTCCCGTTGCGGGTGGCACTGGACGGCCCCGGCGGCCCGGGCCCCGCCGGGCCCCAGCACCTTCTCCGCCGCCTGCGCAGCGAGTTGACGCGCTTTCAGGTAAGCGAGCCGTCCCTGGAGGAGGCCTATCTGCGGCTGCTGGACGAGGCCAGGAGCGGCGGTCCCGATGGGCGGTGAGGGCAGCGCCCTGCTGGCGATCGCCCAGCGCGACGTGCTGAAGCTGCTGCGCGACGCCCCGCGGCTGGCGGTCAGCCTGGCCTTCCCGGTGCTGCTCATCGCCGGGCTCGGCAGCGTGCTGCAACCGACCGTGGGCCGGGTCACCGGGGTGGACGCGGTGACCCTGGCCTTCGCCGGCGTGCTGGCGGCGACCCTCTTCCAGTCCACGGCGGCGGGCATGATCTCGCTCGCCGAGGACCGCGAGACGGACTTCGCCCGGGAGCTGTTCGTCACGCCGGTCTCCCGGCTGACCCTGGTCGTCGGGAAGATCCTCGGGGAGAGCGGAGTGGCGCTCCTCCAGGGGGTGTGCGTGGTCGTCTGCGCGCTCCCCTTCGGCGTCGCGATGAGCTGGGGCCAGCTCGCCCGGATGCTGCCGGTGGCCGCGGCCTGCTGCCTGCTGGGCGGTGCCTTCGGGCTGGGGGTGGTGGCCTGGCTGCCCAACCAGCGCTCGGCGATGCAGGTCTTCCAGTTCCTGATCATCCCGCAGTACGTCCTCGGGGGCGTGCTGGTCCCGCTGCACGGCCTCCCGGGGTGGGCGGCCGCCGCCGCCCGGGCGATGCCGCTGCGGTACGCCGTGCAACTGGGCAGGGCGGCGTACTTCGCGGGGCGCCCGGGCTACCCGGCCGCCGTGGGCGCGGGATCGGCGGCGGCCGCGTGGGTGGTGGTGGCGGTGCTCTTCGCGGTGCTGCTGACCGGCGGGGTCCTGGTCTTCGACCGCCGGGAGCGCGCCCGCTGACTGAGCGTCAGGGGTAGAGCCGCCCCGCGAACCGGCGGGCGAAGCCGTCGCCGGTGTCGGCGGTGACGGTCAGGTCGTAGCGGCCGTCGGAGTCCGCGGAGAGGGTTCCCTGCCAGCTGCCGCCGGCGGCCACCGAGCGGGTGGAGCCGTCGGGGAGGGTGAAGGTGACCGCGGCGCCGCCGGAGTTGGCGAGCCCGAGGGTCAGCTGCCGCCCGTCCCCGGCGTCGGTGACGTACGCCTCCGGGTGGCCCTTCGTGCTGTCGCTCCAGGTGCGGACGTCGCCCTGGAAGCCCCGCAGATAGCCGTCCGGTCCGTGGAGGTCGACGTCGTACGGGCCGCCGCCGTAGGTGAGCGCGCTGAAGTAGTCGGAGATGGAGGAGCCGGTCGCGCAGGTGTACGGCCAGGCCGCGTAGGCCCGGTGGTTGACCGTGTAGGCGGTGAAGCCGCCGCCCAGGGAACCGGAGTTGACGGTCTTGAACCAGAGCCGTCCGGTGGCCGGGTCGGTCCAGGAGGTGGTGTCGAAGCGGTAGCCGAGCGGAATCGCCGGGCGGCTCCCGGTCTCCTGGGGCGGGGTGCTGGAGGAGGCCGGGGCGGTGGCGGCCGGCAGGGACTTCTCCGCGTCGGCCTCGCTGACCAGCCGGGCCGTGTCCGGCAGGCCGGTCGGGAAGGCGGTGGGGGTCTGCGAGAGGGCGAAGGCGGCGGTGAGGTCGCCGCAGACCTCCCGGCGCCAGGCGGAGATGTGGGGCTCGGCGACGCCGGTCCACGTCTCCAGGAACCGCAGCACCGAGGTGTGGTCGAAGACCTGCGAGCAGACCCGGCCACCGCTGCTCCAGGGGAGATGACGGTCATCGGCACCCGGGGGCCGAGGCCGATCGGCGCCCCGCCGATGAACTCGTCGGCGGTGCCGGACGGCGGGGCCGGCGGGGCGACGTGGTCGAAGAAGCCGTCGTTCTCGTCGTAGTTGAGGAAGACCGCGGTCTTCGCCCAGACGTCCGGGTGCGAGGCCAGGGCGTCCAGCATCCGGTAGACGTAGTCGGCGCCGTAGGCCGGCGGGTTGGCGGGGTGCTCGGACTCCGCGGTGGGGGCGACGATCCAGGAGACCGCGGGGAGGTCGTCGGCGGCCACGTCGGCGGTGAACTCGGCGACCGAGTCGGCGGACTTGTACATGCCGCGCTGGTAGAGCTCCGAGCCGGTCGCGGCGGTGCGGAACTTCGTGAACCAGGCCAGCGGGTTGTCGTCGTAGTTGTCGGTCTCCTGGTAGACCCGCCAGCTGATCCCGGCGTCCTGGAGGCGCTCGGGGTAGGTGGCCCAGGTGTAGCCCTTCTCGCTGTTGTCGGTGACCGGGCCGCCCGCGGTGCCGGCGGGATCGATCCAACCCGACCACTGGTAGAGGCGGTTGGGGTTGGTCGGGCCCTGGACCGAGCAGAAGTACTGGTCGCAGACGGTGAAGGCGTCGGCGAGGGCGTACTGGAAGGGGATGTCGGCGCGGGTGTAGTAGCCCATGGTCTTGGTCGTCTTGGCCGGGATCCAGTTGTCGTAGAGCCCGTTGTTCCAGGCCGAGTGGGTGCCGGACCAGGAGTGGTCGAGGTCGGAGATCCGCTGGGCGTCGGTGTTCTGGGTGTTCAGGTGCCAGGGCTTCAGCACGCTGCCGCCGGCTGGGCCGAGGAGGGTCTGCTGGAAGACGTCCGCGCCGCCGGGGAAGCGCAGCAATGAGGTGTCGCCGTAGCCGCGGACGCCGCTCAGGGCGCCGAAGTAGTGGTCGAAGGAGCGGTTCTCCTGCATGAACACCACGACGTGGGCGATCGAGGAGAGGCTGCCGCCGGCCGCGGGCGCGGCGGCGGCGCGGCGTACCGAGGAGGGCAGGGCGTCCAGACCGAGCGCGGCGCCGACCGCGGCGGCGGAGCCGAGGAAGGCGCGGCGGTTGAGCGGAGGAGGGGGAGGCGTCATCGCGGTCTCCTGACCTTGCTGTCACGGGTGACTCGACTGGCCCGCCGGCGAGCCCGGCAGCTTCGGCCACTCTGGGCCCGCGGGTTGGCGCGGGCCCCGGCCCATGGTGTCCCTGGCATGAACACTTCGATACGAGCGGTCCAGACCCGTTACCGATCCGATATATCCGGTGGGTCCGAGTTGTGCGGGTCGGGCGGGAAGGGCCGCGGTAATCGCGTGGGGGCGGCGCCGCCGGAACACTTTCCGCGGAGTGGGGGCCGGGCAGGCGATTCTCCGGTGCGGTGGCCCCGGCCCCGGGAAAACCACGGTGCCGCGGACGCGGCTGTCGCGAAACGGACATGTGGCGAAGACGGATATGCGTGTAGAGGCCACTGTTTTGCGAAGGAGAAAGAATCTTGCGCCGGCGGACTGTCGGAGAAGCCGTGGACGAAGCAAAACCGTACGTCTAGCTGCGGTTTCTCAGATGGTGAGAACACGAAGTCATTGCATTGACTGTGATCTCGGCCGCACCCTAGACTCCCCGGCAAGCCCAGAAAGACTCTCGCCCAAGCCACAAGCCCAGAGAGAGTAGAGGGTACATGAAGAGCACCGGCCACTTGGCTGTTCTTACCCGGATCGGCGCCAAGTCGCAGCACACGAGCAATTGGCCCGGCATACCCCGCCCTGCGGGGGCGTGATGGACAAGGACCAAGCCCTGCTTCGCTTATCCATATATCGCAACGGAAAGCCCTGCGTCATAGGCGCGGTAAGGCTGGTCATCGCCTTCGTCTCCGCTTCGTTGCGGCTCGCCGCGAACCGGCGGGTCTCCGCTTCGCACGCCGCCGCCGGCGCCCTGCGGGTCCGGCTCCCCGCGGATGGCCGGGTTCCGGCCGCCGCGTTCTGCTTCGCGCTCGTCAGCGCCTATCCCGTCGGCGCGGCCCCGCCTCCGGCGTTCTCCGCCGTGGCGCTCCGAGCACTGTCGGCAGCGGCGCTCACCGCATTCCGCACGTTCGGCACGTGGTACTCCGTGCCTGCTCGTCCACCGTCGTCCCGGTTCTCGATGCCGGCCCCCTGGAGGGCCGCGGTCCCGAGACCGTGAGCGGACGCCGCCCGGCTGCGGCCGGCTCCGCGGCGTGACCCGACGAGCTACGACGTCTCTCTTTCCACGGGGTGTGTCACCCCGGGCGGCCTGCGGCCCTCGATGCCGCGGCCGGAATCGACACGGGGGTTCTGTTTCTGGTCTGTGATCGCGCACGCCGCAGGAACTGCGGTGCGGCGCCCGTCTGCCTGCCCACCGCCCGACCCATCCCGCGGTGGTCATCCGGAATCCTGGAATCAGAGAAGGGGGAAGCACATGGACAGCCGCCGGCTTGTGCCAGCCGTCGCTCGGGGGGTGAATCCCGAATGACCGCTCCGGTCGTGAAGTCCATCGAACTCAGGCCTTTCGCGCGCAATTGCGACAAGTTCATCGTGGAACTCGAAGAGGCCATCGAAATCGCCCGTTTCGCCGAGGCCGGACTGCCCGTCGACAACTACAGCGAGCGGTTCGGGGTGGTGATCCTGAATCTCGGCTCCGCGAATTGCAGCCTTTTCCGCACCGGCAAGGTGGTGGTC contains the following coding sequences:
- a CDS encoding phospholipase domain-containing protein, which translates into the protein MLRFLETWTGVAEPHISAWRREVCGDLTAAFALSQTPTAFPTGLPDTARLVSEADAEKSLPAATAPASSSTPPQETGSRPAIPLGYRFDTTSWTDPATGRLWFKTVNSGSLGGGFTAYTVNHRAYAAWPYTCATGSSISDYFSALTYGGGPYDVDLHGPDGYLRGFQGDVRTWSDSTKGHPEAYVTDAGDGRQLTLGLANSGGAAVTFTLPDGSTRSVAAGGSWQGTLSADSDGRYDLTVTADTGDGFARRFAGRLYP
- a CDS encoding TBP family protein, with protein sequence MTAPVVKSIELRPFARNCDKFIVELEEAIEIARFAEAGLPVDNYSERFGVVILNLGSANCSLFRTGKVVVKGADTAEEAQEIMMDLLSRGGMNHLRITLPA
- a CDS encoding ABC transporter ATP-binding protein produces the protein MTAAQPAVEVRDLVKRYRGTDRNAVDGVSFAVPAGRLFCLLGPNGAGKTTTVSILTTTLSPTSGTVRIAGHDLADGAAAVRRASGVVFQQPSLDANLTAEENLRLHAVLYGLHPWRPSYRLMPPGYRRQVGELAEVLGVEGVLGRRIRRLSGGTRRRLEIVRALMHRPRVLFLDEPTAGLDPESRRSLWAHLSEARRADGTTVFLTTHDLTEAEAADTVCVLLGGRIAAAGTPASLKARHARRELWLDAADREGLRRELAGLGLKPEPTEVAGAPGVLPLRVALDGPGGPGPAGPQHLLRRLRSELTRFQVSEPSLEEAYLRLLDEARSGGPDGR
- a CDS encoding ABC transporter permease, yielding MGGEGSALLAIAQRDVLKLLRDAPRLAVSLAFPVLLIAGLGSVLQPTVGRVTGVDAVTLAFAGVLAATLFQSTAAGMISLAEDRETDFARELFVTPVSRLTLVVGKILGESGVALLQGVCVVVCALPFGVAMSWGQLARMLPVAAACCLLGGAFGLGVVAWLPNQRSAMQVFQFLIIPQYVLGGVLVPLHGLPGWAAAAARAMPLRYAVQLGRAAYFAGRPGYPAAVGAGSAAAAWVVVAVLFAVLLTGGVLVFDRRERAR